One window from the genome of Bradyrhizobium xenonodulans encodes:
- a CDS encoding TonB-dependent receptor yields the protein MSFELRRAQRLGGASLLLLGAAATPALAQSATTELPSVTVTAPSPIVRRAAIVPTRKPVRAARTAPARSRERTAEAAPAAPAAPQQGVLPVVTNQFATVTVVPNEEIRREGGGQLGDVLFSKPGITGSSFAPGASSRPIIRGLDVNRVGIVENGTNSNGASDLGEDHFVPIDPLATNQIEVVRGPAALRYGSTSIGGVVSATNNRIPDALPACAPSFQPYGLPTKAPLATAATSPCVTAETRTAFSSVDRGVESGVLLDTGGGNFAFHADAYGRTTSDYSIPSYPYLNDQSRPVNGRQPNSATRSDGASIGGSYFFQGGYIGASITQNDSLYHIPGIDGADHQTRIDGHQTKINVKGEYHPDATAIDAVRFWAGATDYRHNEIGLADPADLNSDGIRQTFTNKEQEIRTEVQLMPFNARFAEVTTALGFQVGHQELSAPSPDNPGTLFNGLWDPNNSTRVAGYAFNEFKFTEATRAQIAGRIEHVELHGTTPDFPADYLPDGTPQAGISRNPSFTPKSGSIGLLQDLPGGMVGSITAQYVERAPKAAELFSRGGHDATATFDIGNPNLTIETAKSVELGVRKATGPFRFEATVYYTHFDNFIYRRLTGVSCDDDFASCGAPGAELNQAVYSQRNANFRGGEFQSQLDVGAFQGGIWGIENQLDVVRATFSDGTNVPRIPPLRMGGGVFWRDDNWLMRVNLLHAFAQNNVALIAETPTAGYNLLKAEVSYKTKLDRNWFGAREMMAGIVGNNLLNENIRNSVSYTKDEVLMPGIGVRAFANFKF from the coding sequence ATGTCATTTGAATTGCGACGCGCGCAGCGCCTGGGGGGAGCAAGCCTGCTCCTGCTCGGCGCCGCCGCCACCCCGGCGCTGGCCCAGTCGGCGACCACCGAGCTTCCGTCCGTCACGGTTACGGCGCCCAGCCCGATCGTGCGCAGAGCAGCGATCGTGCCGACGCGCAAACCAGTCCGCGCAGCCCGCACCGCGCCCGCGCGCAGCCGCGAACGCACGGCTGAAGCCGCGCCGGCGGCACCGGCCGCACCTCAGCAGGGCGTACTGCCTGTTGTGACCAACCAGTTCGCCACCGTCACCGTCGTGCCGAACGAGGAGATCCGCCGCGAGGGCGGCGGCCAACTCGGCGATGTCCTGTTCTCGAAACCCGGCATCACCGGATCGAGCTTCGCGCCCGGCGCCTCCAGCCGGCCCATCATCCGCGGCCTCGATGTCAACCGCGTCGGCATCGTCGAGAACGGCACCAACTCGAACGGCGCCTCCGATCTCGGCGAGGATCATTTCGTCCCGATCGATCCGCTCGCGACCAACCAGATCGAGGTGGTGCGCGGGCCGGCCGCCTTGCGCTACGGCTCGACCTCGATCGGCGGCGTCGTCAGCGCCACCAACAACCGGATTCCGGATGCGCTGCCTGCTTGCGCTCCGTCGTTCCAGCCTTACGGCCTGCCGACCAAGGCCCCGCTCGCAACGGCCGCGACGTCGCCTTGCGTCACGGCCGAGACACGCACCGCGTTCAGCTCGGTCGATCGTGGCGTCGAGAGCGGCGTGCTGCTCGACACCGGCGGCGGCAATTTTGCCTTCCATGCCGACGCCTATGGCCGCACCACATCCGACTACAGCATCCCGAGCTACCCCTATCTGAACGACCAGTCGCGGCCCGTGAACGGTCGCCAGCCGAACTCGGCGACGCGTTCGGACGGCGCCTCTATCGGCGGCTCCTACTTCTTCCAGGGCGGCTATATCGGCGCGTCGATCACGCAGAACGACTCGCTCTACCACATCCCCGGCATCGACGGCGCCGACCACCAGACGCGGATCGACGGCCACCAGACCAAGATCAACGTCAAGGGCGAGTACCACCCCGACGCCACCGCGATCGACGCCGTCCGCTTCTGGGCCGGCGCAACCGACTACCGGCACAACGAGATCGGCCTTGCCGATCCCGCCGATCTCAACAGCGACGGCATCCGGCAGACCTTCACCAACAAGGAGCAGGAGATCCGCACCGAGGTGCAGTTGATGCCGTTCAACGCGCGCTTCGCCGAGGTGACGACGGCGCTGGGCTTCCAGGTCGGCCATCAGGAGCTCAGCGCGCCGAGCCCGGACAATCCCGGCACGCTGTTCAACGGCCTGTGGGACCCGAACAACAGCACCCGCGTTGCCGGCTACGCCTTCAACGAGTTCAAGTTCACGGAGGCGACGCGGGCGCAGATCGCGGGCCGCATCGAGCATGTCGAACTGCACGGCACGACGCCGGACTTCCCGGCGGATTATTTGCCTGACGGCACGCCGCAGGCGGGAATCTCGCGCAACCCGTCCTTCACGCCGAAGAGCGGCAGCATCGGCCTGTTGCAGGACTTGCCGGGCGGCATGGTCGGCAGCATCACCGCGCAATATGTCGAGCGCGCGCCGAAGGCGGCCGAGCTGTTTTCCCGCGGCGGTCATGACGCGACTGCTACGTTCGACATCGGCAACCCGAACCTCACCATCGAGACCGCGAAGTCGGTCGAGCTCGGCGTGCGCAAGGCGACGGGGCCGTTCCGCTTCGAGGCGACCGTCTACTACACGCATTTCGACAATTTCATCTATCGCCGCCTCACCGGCGTGTCCTGCGACGACGACTTTGCGTCCTGCGGTGCGCCGGGCGCGGAGCTGAACCAGGCCGTCTACTCGCAGCGCAACGCCAATTTCCGCGGCGGTGAATTCCAGTCGCAGCTCGATGTCGGTGCGTTTCAGGGCGGCATCTGGGGCATCGAGAACCAGCTCGACGTGGTCCGCGCCACCTTCTCCGACGGCACCAACGTGCCGCGCATTCCGCCCTTGCGAATGGGCGGTGGCGTGTTCTGGCGCGACGACAACTGGCTGATGCGGGTCAATTTGCTGCACGCCTTCGCGCAGAACAACGTCGCATTGATCGCGGAGACGCCGACGGCGGGCTACAATTTGCTGAAGGCCGAAGTCAGCTACAAGACCAAGCTCGACCGCAACTGGTTCGGTGCGCGCGAGATGATGGCCGGCATCGTCGGCAACAATCTCCTCAACGAGAACATCCGCAACTCGGTGTCCTACACCAAGGACGAGGTGTTGATGCCGGGGATCGGTGTCCGGGCGTTCGCGAACTTCAAGTTCTGA
- a CDS encoding DUF2946 family protein — translation MKWFRSNIRHGARLALFAMLVQFALTFGHSHWFAQAAPLAQSALQQTDGSKGIAPIDRAAVQKQSPAGSDREQPGEDNCAICAVVAMAGTVISAAPPLLLLPQAIDLLHRTTDAEFIHLKSAGTAFQPRAPPAS, via the coding sequence ATGAAGTGGTTCCGGTCGAATATCAGGCACGGCGCCCGGCTCGCGCTCTTCGCGATGCTGGTGCAGTTCGCGCTGACGTTCGGCCATAGCCATTGGTTCGCCCAGGCCGCGCCGCTCGCCCAGTCCGCGCTGCAGCAGACGGACGGCAGCAAGGGCATCGCCCCGATCGACCGCGCCGCGGTCCAGAAACAGTCGCCCGCCGGCTCCGACCGGGAGCAGCCGGGCGAGGACAATTGCGCGATCTGCGCCGTCGTCGCGATGGCGGGCACCGTCATATCAGCGGCGCCGCCTCTGTTGCTGCTGCCGCAGGCGATCGACCTGCTCCATCGCACCACCGATGCCGAATTCATCCATCTGAAATCGGCCGGCACGGCGTTCCAGCCCCGCGCCCCTCCTGCGTCCTGA
- a CDS encoding DUF4159 domain-containing protein, translating into MMGLPLAFTEPLLLIGLVSLPVLWWLLRVMPPRPRRIEFPPTRLLFDIAPREETPSRTPWWLTALRLLAAALVIFAAAGPIWNPQTGVAGGKAPLMIMFDDGWSAASHWDVRIRAADELIANADNDRRAIALVPLSEPNRDITLMPAGAARVALRQLAPKPYSIDRVEALTAIDRFLKATGDCEIAWLSDGVDTGRGEDFVQGLGKTIGDRNLTIFEGGTSSPLALVAAENAAAKMTVKVLRTDSGIAVGTVRALDQKASPIGEARYSFGPQDKETEAAFDLPVELRNDITRLDIAGERSAGAVQLLDKRWRRRAIGIVTGTTSETAQPLLAPTFYLTRALAPFADVRLADRGSPQQGITQFLDQKLPMIILADVGTVAPEIRERLNAWIDQGGVLVRFAGPRLAQAEDDLVPVKLRKGGRTLGGSLTWEKPQHLAAFTADGPFAGVAVPKDVTVSRQVLAEPDAVLATRSWASLEDGTPLVTGEHRGKGMVSLFHVSADMRWSDLPMSGTFVEMLRRVVDMSGYTAKPGPGVAGEATAETVAPLHILDGFGAFGPPPATAKPLPADYRDRATPDHPPGFYGPAEGPLAVNTLAASDRIAALNTASLRARHATYTNAEPQDLRGWLLSTALALFLIDAVIVAVLGGGIAALLRRRAATATIILGLMLAGLVSLSPTPSHADSASDEFAMKSVSQTRLAYVVTGNADVDSIVKAGMSGLTQFLAQRTALEAGDPVGIDPGRDELAFFPLIYWPIVPGAPKPPQDAINKIDAYMKQGGTVLFDTRDAIEAPPGENGAAQTAGMQTLREILSSLDVPELEPVPREHVLTKTFYLLRDFPGRFSSGQTWVEALPRDEDDDSAQRPARGGDGVSPIIITSNDLAGAWAQRLDGQFMLPMSGGDARQREFAYRAGANIVMYTLTGNYKADQVHAPALIERLGQ; encoded by the coding sequence ATGATGGGATTGCCGCTCGCCTTCACCGAACCGCTGCTCCTGATCGGCCTCGTCAGCCTGCCCGTGCTGTGGTGGCTGCTGCGGGTGATGCCGCCGAGGCCGCGCCGCATCGAGTTTCCGCCGACGCGCCTGCTGTTCGACATCGCACCAAGAGAAGAGACGCCGTCGCGAACGCCGTGGTGGCTGACCGCATTGCGGCTTTTGGCTGCGGCGCTCGTCATTTTTGCCGCCGCCGGCCCGATCTGGAATCCGCAGACGGGAGTCGCGGGCGGCAAGGCGCCGCTGATGATCATGTTCGACGACGGCTGGAGCGCCGCCTCGCACTGGGACGTCAGGATCAGGGCTGCCGACGAGCTGATCGCCAATGCCGACAACGACCGCCGCGCCATCGCGCTGGTGCCGCTGTCCGAGCCGAACCGCGACATCACCCTGATGCCGGCGGGTGCGGCGCGCGTCGCGCTGCGACAGCTCGCGCCAAAGCCCTATTCGATCGATCGTGTGGAAGCCCTGACCGCCATCGACCGTTTCCTCAAAGCGACCGGCGACTGCGAGATCGCCTGGCTCTCGGACGGCGTCGACACCGGCCGCGGCGAGGACTTCGTCCAGGGCCTCGGCAAGACCATCGGGGATCGCAACCTGACCATCTTCGAAGGCGGCACCTCCTCCCCGCTGGCGCTGGTCGCCGCCGAGAACGCGGCTGCGAAGATGACGGTGAAGGTGCTGCGTACCGACAGCGGCATCGCCGTCGGCACCGTGCGCGCGCTTGACCAGAAGGCCTCGCCGATCGGCGAGGCGCGCTATTCGTTCGGCCCGCAGGACAAGGAGACCGAGGCCGCGTTCGACCTGCCGGTCGAGCTGCGCAACGACATCACGCGGCTCGATATCGCGGGCGAACGCTCCGCCGGCGCGGTGCAGCTGCTCGACAAGCGCTGGCGCCGCCGCGCCATCGGCATCGTCACCGGTACGACCAGCGAGACCGCGCAGCCGCTGCTGGCGCCGACGTTCTACCTCACCCGCGCGCTGGCGCCGTTCGCCGACGTGCGGCTCGCCGACCGGGGCTCGCCGCAGCAGGGCATCACGCAATTCCTCGACCAGAAGCTGCCGATGATCATCCTCGCCGATGTCGGCACCGTCGCGCCTGAAATCCGCGAGCGCCTCAACGCCTGGATCGACCAGGGCGGCGTGCTGGTGCGGTTTGCAGGCCCTCGCCTCGCGCAGGCCGAGGACGATCTCGTCCCGGTCAAGCTACGCAAGGGCGGCCGCACGCTCGGCGGCAGCCTGACCTGGGAGAAGCCGCAGCACCTCGCCGCCTTCACCGCCGACGGTCCGTTTGCCGGCGTCGCGGTCCCCAAGGACGTCACCGTGAGCCGGCAGGTGCTGGCCGAGCCCGATGCGGTGCTCGCCACCAGGAGCTGGGCCTCGCTGGAAGACGGCACGCCGCTTGTCACCGGCGAGCATCGCGGCAAGGGCATGGTCAGCCTGTTCCACGTCAGCGCCGACATGCGCTGGTCTGACTTACCGATGTCCGGCACCTTCGTCGAAATGCTGCGCCGGGTCGTCGACATGTCCGGCTACACCGCCAAGCCCGGCCCCGGCGTCGCGGGCGAAGCGACCGCCGAGACAGTGGCGCCGCTGCACATCCTCGACGGGTTCGGCGCGTTCGGGCCGCCGCCGGCGACCGCAAAGCCGCTGCCGGCGGATTACCGCGACCGCGCCACGCCCGATCACCCGCCCGGCTTCTACGGTCCGGCAGAAGGACCGCTTGCCGTGAACACGCTCGCCGCTTCCGACCGCATCGCCGCGCTGAACACCGCGAGCCTGCGCGCCCGGCACGCCACCTACACCAATGCCGAGCCGCAGGACCTGCGCGGCTGGCTGCTGTCGACGGCGCTTGCGCTGTTCCTGATCGATGCCGTCATCGTCGCGGTGCTCGGCGGCGGGATTGCAGCCCTGCTGCGCCGGCGCGCCGCGACGGCCACGATCATTCTCGGACTGATGCTTGCGGGCCTCGTCTCGCTTTCGCCCACGCCGTCACACGCCGACAGCGCGTCCGACGAGTTCGCGATGAAATCGGTGTCGCAGACCCGCCTCGCCTATGTCGTGACAGGCAATGCCGACGTCGATTCCATCGTCAAGGCCGGCATGTCCGGACTGACGCAATTCCTGGCGCAGCGCACCGCGCTGGAGGCCGGCGATCCCGTCGGCATCGATCCCGGCCGCGACGAACTCGCCTTCTTCCCGCTGATCTACTGGCCGATCGTGCCCGGCGCGCCCAAGCCGCCGCAGGATGCCATCAACAAGATCGACGCCTATATGAAGCAGGGCGGCACCGTGCTGTTCGACACCCGCGACGCGATCGAAGCGCCGCCCGGCGAGAACGGCGCGGCACAGACGGCGGGCATGCAGACGCTGCGCGAGATCCTGTCCTCGCTCGACGTGCCCGAGCTCGAGCCGGTGCCGCGCGAGCACGTGCTGACCAAGACATTTTATCTGCTGCGCGACTTCCCGGGCCGTTTCAGCAGTGGCCAGACCTGGGTCGAAGCCTTGCCGCGCGATGAGGACGACGACAGCGCGCAGCGGCCGGCCCGCGGCGGCGACGGCGTCTCGCCGATCATCATCACCTCGAACGATCTGGCCGGCGCCTGGGCGCAGCGGCTCGACGGCCAGTTCATGCTGCCGATGTCCGGCGGCGACGCCCGCCAGCGCGAATTCGCCTACCGCGCCGGCGCCAACATCGTGATGTACACGCTCACCGGCAATTACAAGGCCGACCAGGTGCACGCACCGGCCCTGATCGAACGGTTGGGGCAATAG
- a CDS encoding DUF58 domain-containing protein has translation MAAENGHTAKEIIAIRRADGESRTLAASLPRLVLEARRIAANVIHGLHGRRRAGSGENFWQYRRFVSGEPSQNVDWRRSARDDHLYVRELEWEASHTVWIWPDRSPSMAFASKPARESKLERTLIVAFALAELLVSGGERVGIPGLMAPTASRSVIDKMAQAMLHDDADRLSLPPSFVPSALAETIVLSDFWSPIAEIRTTLAGLSGSGAHGTLVQVVDPAEETFPYSGRVEFVEPEGFGVITAGRAESWAQDYTARLALHRDQIRAETSRLDWLFTTHTTDRSAAELLLFLHAGMQVSKSGARTTTIKAGPAA, from the coding sequence ATGGCCGCAGAGAACGGGCACACGGCAAAGGAGATCATCGCGATCCGACGTGCCGATGGCGAAAGCCGCACGCTCGCCGCCTCCTTGCCGCGCCTGGTGCTCGAGGCCCGCCGCATCGCCGCCAACGTCATCCACGGCCTGCATGGCCGCCGCCGCGCCGGCTCCGGCGAAAACTTCTGGCAATACCGCCGCTTCGTTTCCGGCGAGCCGTCGCAGAACGTCGACTGGCGGCGCTCGGCGCGCGACGACCATCTCTATGTCCGCGAGCTCGAATGGGAAGCCTCGCACACGGTCTGGATCTGGCCCGACCGCTCGCCGTCGATGGCCTTCGCCTCCAAGCCCGCGCGCGAATCCAAGCTCGAGCGCACGCTGATCGTCGCCTTCGCGCTGGCCGAGTTGCTGGTCTCGGGCGGCGAACGCGTCGGCATTCCCGGACTGATGGCACCGACCGCGAGCCGCAGCGTCATCGACAAGATGGCGCAGGCGATGCTGCATGACGATGCCGACCGGCTGAGCCTGCCGCCTTCCTTCGTGCCCTCGGCACTCGCCGAGACGATCGTGCTGTCGGATTTCTGGTCGCCGATCGCCGAGATCAGGACCACGCTCGCAGGCCTGTCCGGCTCCGGCGCGCATGGCACGCTGGTGCAGGTGGTCGATCCCGCCGAAGAGACATTCCCCTATTCGGGCCGGGTCGAGTTCGTCGAGCCGGAAGGCTTTGGCGTGATCACCGCCGGCCGCGCCGAGAGCTGGGCGCAGGATTACACCGCGCGGCTCGCGCTGCACCGCGACCAGATCCGGGCCGAGACGAGCAGGCTCGACTGGCTGTTCACGACGCATACGACCGACCGCTCCGCCGCCGAGCTGCTGCTGTTCCTGCACGCCGGCATGCAGGTGAGCAAATCGGGCGCCCGCACCACGACGATCAAGGCGGGGCCGGCCGCATGA
- a CDS encoding AAA family ATPase, with protein MVESVEKLEDGIVRSAEQVSSQIRAAKEAIGSVIFGQDRVIENTLVTILSGGHALLIGVPGLAKTKLVETLGVTLGLDAKRIQFTPDLMPSDILGAEVLDESTAGRRAFRFIAGPVFAQLLMADEINRASPRTQSALLQAMQEQHITVAGARHDLPKPFHVLATQNPLEQEGTYPLPEAQLDRFLMEIDVDYPDRDAERRILFETTGAEETLAKGSMTADALITAQRLIRRLPVGDSVVEAILSLVRSARPGAESGETGKFIAWGPGPRASQSLMLAVRARALIDGRLAPSIDDVLDLAEPVLKHRMALTFQARAEGRTIPDVIKQLKTRIG; from the coding sequence ATGGTGGAAAGTGTCGAGAAGCTGGAAGACGGAATCGTCCGTTCGGCCGAGCAGGTATCGAGCCAGATTCGCGCGGCGAAAGAGGCGATCGGCTCCGTCATCTTCGGCCAGGACCGCGTGATCGAGAACACGCTCGTCACCATCCTCTCCGGCGGCCATGCGCTGCTGATCGGCGTGCCGGGCCTCGCCAAGACCAAGCTGGTCGAGACCCTCGGCGTCACGCTCGGTCTCGACGCCAAGCGCATCCAGTTCACGCCCGATCTGATGCCTTCGGACATTCTCGGCGCCGAAGTGCTCGACGAGAGCACCGCCGGCAGGCGCGCCTTCCGCTTCATTGCGGGTCCCGTGTTCGCGCAGCTGCTGATGGCGGACGAGATCAACCGCGCCAGCCCGCGCACGCAGTCGGCGCTGCTCCAGGCGATGCAGGAGCAACACATCACGGTGGCCGGCGCGCGGCACGATCTGCCGAAGCCGTTCCACGTGCTCGCCACGCAAAACCCGCTGGAGCAGGAAGGCACCTATCCGCTGCCCGAAGCCCAGCTCGACCGCTTCCTGATGGAGATCGACGTCGACTATCCCGATCGCGACGCCGAGCGCCGCATCCTGTTCGAGACCACCGGCGCCGAAGAGACGCTGGCGAAGGGATCGATGACGGCGGACGCGCTGATCACCGCGCAGCGACTGATCCGCCGCCTGCCGGTCGGCGATTCCGTGGTGGAGGCGATCCTGTCGCTGGTGCGCTCGGCCCGTCCGGGCGCCGAGAGCGGCGAGACCGGCAAGTTCATCGCCTGGGGCCCCGGCCCGCGCGCCAGCCAATCCTTGATGCTCGCCGTACGCGCCCGCGCGCTGATCGACGGACGCCTCGCGCCCTCGATCGACGACGTGCTCGACCTCGCCGAGCCCGTGCTGAAGCACCGCATGGCGCTGACGTTCCAGGCGCGCGCCGAAGGCCGCACCATTCCGGACGTGATCAAACAGTTGAAGACACGGATCGGTTGA
- a CDS encoding DUF1285 domain-containing protein produces MANQGQSADRGLEGLTAAAKSAAGAEGAKKGLPPVHLWNPPFCGDLDIRIASDGTWFYMGTPIGRHALVRLFSTILKREGDKHFLVTPVEKVGIRVDDAPFMAVEMLKAGEDNHRVLSFRTNVDDWVTCDAAHRLRFEQARDGGLTPYLHVRADLWAKVTRALYYDLVDMGEERMVDGQPMFGVESSGEFFAMADAEQVRAAL; encoded by the coding sequence ATGGCGAACCAAGGGCAGAGCGCCGATCGCGGTCTTGAGGGGCTGACTGCCGCCGCCAAAAGTGCTGCCGGTGCCGAAGGCGCCAAAAAGGGCCTGCCTCCGGTGCATCTGTGGAATCCGCCGTTTTGCGGCGATCTCGACATCCGAATCGCCTCGGATGGTACTTGGTTCTACATGGGCACGCCAATCGGCCGTCACGCGCTGGTCCGCCTGTTTTCGACGATTCTGAAGCGCGAGGGCGACAAGCATTTCCTGGTCACGCCGGTGGAGAAGGTCGGCATCCGCGTCGACGATGCGCCGTTCATGGCGGTCGAGATGTTGAAGGCCGGCGAGGACAACCATCGCGTGCTGAGCTTCCGCACCAATGTCGACGACTGGGTCACCTGCGACGCCGCGCACCGGCTGCGTTTCGAGCAGGCCAGGGACGGCGGGCTGACGCCGTATTTGCATGTCCGGGCTGATCTCTGGGCCAAGGTTACCCGTGCGCTCTATTACGATCTGGTTGACATGGGTGAGGAGCGGATGGTCGATGGCCAGCCGATGTTCGGCGTCGAATCATCAGGCGAATTCTTCGCCATGGCCGATGCGGAGCAGGTGAGGGCCGCGCTTTGA
- a CDS encoding CoA pyrophosphatase, whose amino-acid sequence MNKPILRDEPVALGAADFFARSKATLGFDVPPGLYDPNIIPASGDPGTDKMLEIVAREQPVRPAAVLIAVVDRPEPTILLTQRSAHLNDHAGQIAFPGGKIDATDSSPLDAALREAEEEVGLSRDFVEPIGYLDLYGTAFGFRILPTVAKVRPGFQLTINHSEVDDAFEVPLSFLMNPVNHQVHSKEFRGMERFYYAMPFAERYIWGATAGMLRVLYERIYSS is encoded by the coding sequence TTGAACAAGCCTATCCTGAGGGACGAGCCCGTCGCGTTGGGCGCTGCGGATTTCTTCGCCCGCTCGAAGGCGACGCTCGGCTTCGACGTCCCGCCCGGCCTCTACGATCCGAACATCATTCCGGCTTCCGGCGATCCCGGCACCGACAAGATGCTGGAGATCGTCGCGCGCGAGCAGCCGGTGCGGCCCGCAGCGGTGCTGATCGCCGTGGTCGACCGTCCCGAGCCGACCATCCTCTTGACGCAGCGCTCCGCGCATCTCAACGACCACGCCGGCCAGATCGCTTTCCCCGGCGGCAAGATCGACGCAACCGATTCCTCGCCGCTCGATGCGGCGCTGCGCGAGGCCGAGGAGGAGGTCGGGCTGTCGCGAGACTTCGTCGAGCCGATCGGCTATCTCGATCTCTACGGCACCGCCTTCGGCTTCCGCATCCTGCCGACGGTTGCCAAGGTGCGGCCCGGCTTTCAGCTCACCATCAACCATTCCGAGGTTGATGATGCCTTCGAGGTGCCGCTATCCTTCCTGATGAACCCGGTGAACCACCAGGTGCACAGCAAGGAATTCCGCGGCATGGAGCGCTTTTATTACGCGATGCCGTTCGCGGAACGCTACATCTGGGGAGCGACGGCTGGAATGCTGCGTGTGCTGTATGAGCGGATCTATTCATCATGA
- a CDS encoding DUF6111 family protein codes for MIRTVLTEIGIFLIPFAVYALFLAATRSGLFARSSWPVTVVARLALVAIVLVIAGLIGLAHFSGASPDSTYVPAHIENGRLVPGVER; via the coding sequence ATGATCCGGACGGTTCTGACCGAGATCGGAATCTTCCTCATCCCGTTTGCCGTCTATGCGCTGTTCCTGGCCGCGACCCGGTCCGGCCTGTTCGCGCGATCGTCCTGGCCTGTCACGGTCGTCGCGCGCCTTGCGCTGGTTGCGATCGTGCTCGTCATCGCGGGGCTGATCGGGCTGGCGCATTTCTCCGGTGCATCACCGGATTCGACCTACGTTCCCGCCCATATCGAGAACGGCAGGCTCGTGCCGGGCGTGGAAAGATAG
- a CDS encoding CCA tRNA nucleotidyltransferase yields MSAEPYLADAPWLTAGGTARVLELLNANGEEARVVGGAVRNALLGLLPGDIDIATTALPDEVVRRARAAGIKSVPTGIDHGTITLVIDSQPYEVTTLREDTETFGRKAKVVFGRDWVKDAERRDFTMNGLSVDANGVVYDYVGGIADAAVRRVRFIGDPDQRIAEDYLRILRFFRIHAAFGAGEPDRDGYLACIRGRAGLASLSAERVRMETLKLLLAHGASAAAVAMADGGLLQALSGGVVYTGPLSAMIAIERELGLPASSTRRLAALTVAVTEDARRVATRLRLSNAEAKALDSMGHRWWRFAAKDEANARRLLYRLGPERYHDRVLLGWARAASDVHSSYWRALAELPQRWTAPKFPLKAADFIARGMAEGPALGHVLTLAEDAWLAADFPLEEAALAAIADQAAARISRDGRT; encoded by the coding sequence ATGAGCGCGGAGCCGTACCTCGCCGATGCGCCCTGGCTGACCGCAGGCGGGACCGCGCGCGTTCTCGAACTGCTCAACGCCAATGGCGAAGAGGCACGCGTGGTCGGCGGCGCCGTCCGCAACGCGCTGCTCGGTCTTTTGCCCGGCGATATCGACATCGCCACCACCGCGCTGCCCGACGAGGTGGTGCGGCGCGCCAGGGCAGCCGGCATCAAGAGCGTGCCGACCGGCATCGACCACGGCACCATCACGCTGGTGATCGACAGCCAGCCATATGAAGTCACTACGCTGCGCGAGGACACTGAAACCTTCGGCCGCAAGGCCAAGGTCGTGTTCGGCCGCGACTGGGTCAAGGACGCCGAACGGCGTGACTTCACCATGAACGGCCTGTCGGTCGATGCGAACGGTGTCGTCTACGACTATGTCGGCGGCATTGCGGACGCCGCCGTGCGGCGCGTGCGCTTCATCGGGGATCCCGACCAGCGCATCGCCGAGGATTACTTACGCATCCTGCGTTTCTTCCGCATCCACGCCGCCTTCGGGGCCGGCGAGCCCGACCGCGACGGTTATCTCGCCTGCATCCGGGGACGTGCGGGCCTGGCCAGCCTGTCGGCCGAGCGGGTGCGCATGGAGACGCTGAAGCTGCTGCTCGCGCACGGTGCATCCGCCGCCGCAGTCGCGATGGCGGATGGCGGGTTGCTGCAGGCGCTGAGCGGGGGCGTCGTCTATACTGGACCGCTGTCGGCGATGATCGCGATCGAGCGCGAGCTCGGTCTGCCGGCAAGCAGCACGCGGCGGCTTGCCGCGCTGACGGTCGCCGTGACCGAAGATGCGAGGCGCGTCGCGACGCGTTTGCGGCTCTCCAACGCGGAGGCCAAGGCGCTGGATTCGATGGGGCATCGCTGGTGGCGGTTTGCGGCCAAGGACGAGGCCAATGCGCGACGGCTGCTCTACCGGCTTGGCCCCGAACGCTATCACGATCGCGTGTTGCTCGGCTGGGCGCGCGCGGCGAGCGACGTGCATTCGTCGTACTGGCGCGCGCTCGCCGAGTTGCCGCAGCGCTGGACCGCGCCGAAATTTCCGCTGAAAGCCGCCGACTTCATCGCGCGCGGAATGGCGGAAGGACCTGCACTTGGACACGTGTTGACACTCGCCGAGGACGCTTGGCTTGCGGCGGATTTTCCCCTAGAGGAAGCCGCACTCGCTGCCATCGCCGATCAAGCTGCGGCCCGCATCAGCCGCGACGGGAGAACGTGA